A single genomic interval of Portunus trituberculatus isolate SZX2019 chromosome 41, ASM1759143v1, whole genome shotgun sequence harbors:
- the LOC123517157 gene encoding fatty-acid amide hydrolase 2-B-like isoform X1, protein MLSVIISFLTWLYLAAVRCVFRLLWLPTGPTKFLLPPIDDPALVQSARTLALWIRQRKRSAESIVEAFRRRVEAVNPIINAVVDERFEAALLDARGIDQRLDACTQEEREEIGRAQPLLGVPFTAKENVLVKGLSCTHGLVLRQGMKAERDAEVVCRLREAGAIPLAVTNVPELGMWIESSNILYGRTSNPYDVSRTPGGSSGGEGALLASCGTPLSIGTDLIGSIRIPSFYCGTFGHKPTSGWVSLDGCRCLPYKNYLNRKITVTGPMCRSVGDLVVFLETVSPSAAGLAAKVANTDIGALKIWWVDSLNSPWCRRTEPSLCEALHTAHYHLHNSFGATTCQFQWPIDMEHSTDVWRNKLAEESKDEASLLTDMKNRQGTVNLLEEWLRWTFGRGRHSFSLLTVSTSFRYFYKKFLDPRFSWRNTQKIFLEILGQNSVLLTPTMPAVAPFHGELHCFWKDMSFTAIASATELPCTSVPLGLSKEGLPLGLQIITTPGNDHLSLAVAAALEDKFGGWVSPSPIIV, encoded by the exons ATGCTTAG TGTAATCATCTCCTTCCTGACGTGGTTGTACCTGGCGGCGGTACGATGCGTGTTCAGACTCTTGTGGTTACCAACAGGACCTACCAAATTTCTGTTGCCGCCAATCGACGACCCAGCGCTTGTGCAGTCTGCCCGCACCCTGGCACTGTGGATACGGCAGAGGAAG AGGAGTGCTGAGTCCATCGTGGAGGCTTTCCGGCGGCGCGTGGAAGCAGTGAACCCAATCATCAACGCCGTCGTTGATGAACGTTTCGAAGCTGCTCTGCTGGATGCCCGGGGGATCGACCAGCGGCTTGATGCATGCAcgcaagaagaaagggaggagatagGGCGAGCCCAGCCACTACTTGGGGTACCGTTCACTGCGAAAGAAAATGTTTTAGTGAAAG GGCTGAGCTGCACCCACGGGCTGGTACTGCGGCAGGGTATGAAGGCTGAGCGGGACGCCGAGGTGGTATGCCGTCTTCGGGAGGCAG GCGCCATCCCGCTAGCTGTTACTAACGTACCGGAGCTCGGCATGTGGATCGAGTCCAGCAATATCCTGTATGGCCGCACCTCCAACCCTTATGACGTCAGTAGGACCCCCGGTGGCTCCAGTGGCGGCGAg GGTGCGTTGTTGGCttcttgtggaactccactctccattGGCACTGACCTGATCGGCTCCATACgaattccttctttctattgtgGCACTTTTGGCCACAAGCCAACGTCAG gcTGGGTGTCGCTAGACGGTTGTAGATGTCTTCCGTATAAGAATTACTTAAACAGGAAAATTACAGTAACAGGTCCAATGTGTCGTTCGGTGGGAGACTTGGTGGTGTTTCTGGAGACTGTGTCTCCCAGCGCGGCAGGTTTGGCGGCCAAGGTGGCGAATACGGACATCGGAGCACTCAAGATATG GTGGGTAGATAGTCTGAACTCTCCCTGGTGCCGCCGCACGGAGCCGTCTCTATGCGAAGCCTTGCACACTGCTCACTACCACCTGCACAACTCCTTCGGGGCCACTACTTGCCAG TTCCAGTGGCCGATTGATATGGAACACTCAACTGACGTCTGGCGAAACAAACTGGCAGAAGAGAGCAAAGACGAAGCTAGCTTGCTCACCGATATGAAGAACCGTCAG GGCACCGTCAACTTACTGGAGGAGTGGCTGCGGTGGACGTTTGGGCGTGGGCGGCACAGCTTCAGCCTACTGACCGTCTCCACCTCATTCAGATATTTTTATAAAAAATTCCTGGACCCACGCTTCAGCTGGAGAAATACTCAGAAAATTTTTTTG GAAATCCTCGGCCAGAACAGCGTGCTGCTGACGCCCACGATGCCTGCAGTGGCGCCCTTCCATGGAGAACTTCATTGCTTCTGGAAGGACATGAGCTTCACCGCCATCGCCAGTGCCACTGAGCTGCCCTGCACTTCCGTGCCTCTTGGCCTCAGCAAGGAAGGCTTGCCCCTGGGACTACAG ATAATAACGACTCCAGGGAACGACCACTTGAGTTTGGCAGTAGCGGCGGCGCTAGAAGACAAGTTTGGTGGGTGGGTCTCCCCGTCACCAATCATCGTCTAG
- the LOC123517157 gene encoding fatty-acid amide hydrolase 2-like isoform X2, which yields MFYCNILKQSENTKRSAESIVEAFRRRVEAVNPIINAVVDERFEAALLDARGIDQRLDACTQEEREEIGRAQPLLGVPFTAKENVLVKGLSCTHGLVLRQGMKAERDAEVVCRLREAGAIPLAVTNVPELGMWIESSNILYGRTSNPYDVSRTPGGSSGGEGALLASCGTPLSIGTDLIGSIRIPSFYCGTFGHKPTSGWVSLDGCRCLPYKNYLNRKITVTGPMCRSVGDLVVFLETVSPSAAGLAAKVANTDIGALKIWWVDSLNSPWCRRTEPSLCEALHTAHYHLHNSFGATTCQFQWPIDMEHSTDVWRNKLAEESKDEASLLTDMKNRQGTVNLLEEWLRWTFGRGRHSFSLLTVSTSFRYFYKKFLDPRFSWRNTQKIFLEILGQNSVLLTPTMPAVAPFHGELHCFWKDMSFTAIASATELPCTSVPLGLSKEGLPLGLQIITTPGNDHLSLAVAAALEDKFGGWVSPSPIIV from the exons ATGTTTTACTGCAATATTTTAAAGCAGAGCGAAAATACGAAG AGGAGTGCTGAGTCCATCGTGGAGGCTTTCCGGCGGCGCGTGGAAGCAGTGAACCCAATCATCAACGCCGTCGTTGATGAACGTTTCGAAGCTGCTCTGCTGGATGCCCGGGGGATCGACCAGCGGCTTGATGCATGCAcgcaagaagaaagggaggagatagGGCGAGCCCAGCCACTACTTGGGGTACCGTTCACTGCGAAAGAAAATGTTTTAGTGAAAG GGCTGAGCTGCACCCACGGGCTGGTACTGCGGCAGGGTATGAAGGCTGAGCGGGACGCCGAGGTGGTATGCCGTCTTCGGGAGGCAG GCGCCATCCCGCTAGCTGTTACTAACGTACCGGAGCTCGGCATGTGGATCGAGTCCAGCAATATCCTGTATGGCCGCACCTCCAACCCTTATGACGTCAGTAGGACCCCCGGTGGCTCCAGTGGCGGCGAg GGTGCGTTGTTGGCttcttgtggaactccactctccattGGCACTGACCTGATCGGCTCCATACgaattccttctttctattgtgGCACTTTTGGCCACAAGCCAACGTCAG gcTGGGTGTCGCTAGACGGTTGTAGATGTCTTCCGTATAAGAATTACTTAAACAGGAAAATTACAGTAACAGGTCCAATGTGTCGTTCGGTGGGAGACTTGGTGGTGTTTCTGGAGACTGTGTCTCCCAGCGCGGCAGGTTTGGCGGCCAAGGTGGCGAATACGGACATCGGAGCACTCAAGATATG GTGGGTAGATAGTCTGAACTCTCCCTGGTGCCGCCGCACGGAGCCGTCTCTATGCGAAGCCTTGCACACTGCTCACTACCACCTGCACAACTCCTTCGGGGCCACTACTTGCCAG TTCCAGTGGCCGATTGATATGGAACACTCAACTGACGTCTGGCGAAACAAACTGGCAGAAGAGAGCAAAGACGAAGCTAGCTTGCTCACCGATATGAAGAACCGTCAG GGCACCGTCAACTTACTGGAGGAGTGGCTGCGGTGGACGTTTGGGCGTGGGCGGCACAGCTTCAGCCTACTGACCGTCTCCACCTCATTCAGATATTTTTATAAAAAATTCCTGGACCCACGCTTCAGCTGGAGAAATACTCAGAAAATTTTTTTG GAAATCCTCGGCCAGAACAGCGTGCTGCTGACGCCCACGATGCCTGCAGTGGCGCCCTTCCATGGAGAACTTCATTGCTTCTGGAAGGACATGAGCTTCACCGCCATCGCCAGTGCCACTGAGCTGCCCTGCACTTCCGTGCCTCTTGGCCTCAGCAAGGAAGGCTTGCCCCTGGGACTACAG ATAATAACGACTCCAGGGAACGACCACTTGAGTTTGGCAGTAGCGGCGGCGCTAGAAGACAAGTTTGGTGGGTGGGTCTCCCCGTCACCAATCATCGTCTAG
- the LOC123517157 gene encoding fatty-acid amide hydrolase 2-like isoform X3: MVICLCILTRSAESIVEAFRRRVEAVNPIINAVVDERFEAALLDARGIDQRLDACTQEEREEIGRAQPLLGVPFTAKENVLVKGLSCTHGLVLRQGMKAERDAEVVCRLREAGAIPLAVTNVPELGMWIESSNILYGRTSNPYDVSRTPGGSSGGEGALLASCGTPLSIGTDLIGSIRIPSFYCGTFGHKPTSGWVSLDGCRCLPYKNYLNRKITVTGPMCRSVGDLVVFLETVSPSAAGLAAKVANTDIGALKIWWVDSLNSPWCRRTEPSLCEALHTAHYHLHNSFGATTCQFQWPIDMEHSTDVWRNKLAEESKDEASLLTDMKNRQGTVNLLEEWLRWTFGRGRHSFSLLTVSTSFRYFYKKFLDPRFSWRNTQKIFLEILGQNSVLLTPTMPAVAPFHGELHCFWKDMSFTAIASATELPCTSVPLGLSKEGLPLGLQIITTPGNDHLSLAVAAALEDKFGGWVSPSPIIV; encoded by the exons ATGGTCATCTGTCTGTGCATCTTAACG AGGAGTGCTGAGTCCATCGTGGAGGCTTTCCGGCGGCGCGTGGAAGCAGTGAACCCAATCATCAACGCCGTCGTTGATGAACGTTTCGAAGCTGCTCTGCTGGATGCCCGGGGGATCGACCAGCGGCTTGATGCATGCAcgcaagaagaaagggaggagatagGGCGAGCCCAGCCACTACTTGGGGTACCGTTCACTGCGAAAGAAAATGTTTTAGTGAAAG GGCTGAGCTGCACCCACGGGCTGGTACTGCGGCAGGGTATGAAGGCTGAGCGGGACGCCGAGGTGGTATGCCGTCTTCGGGAGGCAG GCGCCATCCCGCTAGCTGTTACTAACGTACCGGAGCTCGGCATGTGGATCGAGTCCAGCAATATCCTGTATGGCCGCACCTCCAACCCTTATGACGTCAGTAGGACCCCCGGTGGCTCCAGTGGCGGCGAg GGTGCGTTGTTGGCttcttgtggaactccactctccattGGCACTGACCTGATCGGCTCCATACgaattccttctttctattgtgGCACTTTTGGCCACAAGCCAACGTCAG gcTGGGTGTCGCTAGACGGTTGTAGATGTCTTCCGTATAAGAATTACTTAAACAGGAAAATTACAGTAACAGGTCCAATGTGTCGTTCGGTGGGAGACTTGGTGGTGTTTCTGGAGACTGTGTCTCCCAGCGCGGCAGGTTTGGCGGCCAAGGTGGCGAATACGGACATCGGAGCACTCAAGATATG GTGGGTAGATAGTCTGAACTCTCCCTGGTGCCGCCGCACGGAGCCGTCTCTATGCGAAGCCTTGCACACTGCTCACTACCACCTGCACAACTCCTTCGGGGCCACTACTTGCCAG TTCCAGTGGCCGATTGATATGGAACACTCAACTGACGTCTGGCGAAACAAACTGGCAGAAGAGAGCAAAGACGAAGCTAGCTTGCTCACCGATATGAAGAACCGTCAG GGCACCGTCAACTTACTGGAGGAGTGGCTGCGGTGGACGTTTGGGCGTGGGCGGCACAGCTTCAGCCTACTGACCGTCTCCACCTCATTCAGATATTTTTATAAAAAATTCCTGGACCCACGCTTCAGCTGGAGAAATACTCAGAAAATTTTTTTG GAAATCCTCGGCCAGAACAGCGTGCTGCTGACGCCCACGATGCCTGCAGTGGCGCCCTTCCATGGAGAACTTCATTGCTTCTGGAAGGACATGAGCTTCACCGCCATCGCCAGTGCCACTGAGCTGCCCTGCACTTCCGTGCCTCTTGGCCTCAGCAAGGAAGGCTTGCCCCTGGGACTACAG ATAATAACGACTCCAGGGAACGACCACTTGAGTTTGGCAGTAGCGGCGGCGCTAGAAGACAAGTTTGGTGGGTGGGTCTCCCCGTCACCAATCATCGTCTAG